The following are encoded in a window of bacterium genomic DNA:
- a CDS encoding cobalamin-dependent protein (Presence of a B(12) (cobalamin)-binding domain implies dependence on cobalamin itself, in one of its several forms, or in some unusual lineages, dependence on a cobalamin-like analog.) encodes MARGRPIKVLLAKLGLDIHWRGVVSISRLLRDAGMEVIYLGNQFPEAIATAALQEAPDVVGLSTLSGNHLSLGPKVVRLLREKGMEDIPVIMGGVIPPQDMEELKRLGIREVFGPNTPVSRIISFIEQEARERRV; translated from the coding sequence ATGGCAAGGGGCAGGCCAATAAAGGTTTTGCTTGCCAAGCTGGGGTTGGACATACACTGGCGGGGAGTGGTATCCATCTCTCGGCTGCTCAGGGATGCGGGTATGGAGGTGATATATCTGGGCAACCAGTTTCCTGAGGCCATAGCTACCGCAGCCCTCCAGGAGGCCCCGGACGTGGTGGGCCTCAGCACCCTTTCGGGAAACCACCTGAGCCTGGGACCCAAGGTGGTGAGGCTTCTCAGAGAAAAGGGCATGGAAGACATCCCTGTGATCATGGGCGGGGTGATTCCCCCTCAGGACATGGAGGAGCTAAAGAGGCTTGGCATCCGAGAAGTCTTCGGCCCCAACACCCCTGTTAGTCGCATAATCTCATTCATAGAGCAAGAAGCAAGGGAGAGGAGGGTTTGA
- a CDS encoding methylmalonyl-CoA mutase family protein, which translates to MKKKSLFHPETIEEIRQARSRWERDCLSPEDLEGEKNLRSASGIPLRLIYTPEDISELDYMRDLSFSGLAPYTRGVYPNMYRGRPFTIRQIAGFGSPEDCNKRMRFFLEKGGTGLNIVLDLPTIRGYDSDSPQAEGNVGQCGVAIDSVEDMASLFEGLPIDRVSVSLVTHLPSTTVVLLSMYLVMAQERGIPWESLAGTTQNDFLMETTIGSAPEILPPRQSFRIQCDVIEQASSLLPRWNPVSYNGYNLREAGTDAITEVGVAIANAEATARELIRRGLHPDSFLPRFSFFWDLHNDFFEEIAKCRASRRVWYRITSEGLGAEKPRSHLMRFHVQTAGITLPAIEPLNNIARAAIQGLAAVLGGAQSLHVDSYDEAFSAPTEQSALISLRTQQILQVETGVTKVVDPLGGSYFLESLTSQMESRILEFLEKINSLGGIIASVESGWMHRLIADFAYEQQRAIESGKFPIVGVNYQPGESSQIPQEIFRYPETESRQKQKLRELKSQRDKGAWHKAMNDLRECCLQGGNLMPPVMEAVRARATLGEIQGVFRKIFGLWEFPLK; encoded by the coding sequence ATGAAAAAGAAAAGCCTTTTCCATCCTGAAACCATAGAGGAGATCCGACAGGCCAGATCCCGATGGGAGAGGGATTGCCTGAGCCCAGAGGACCTGGAAGGAGAAAAGAATCTCAGATCCGCCTCGGGCATTCCCCTGAGGCTCATATACACGCCAGAAGACATAAGCGAGCTGGATTACATGAGGGATCTGAGCTTCTCAGGGCTTGCCCCTTACACCAGAGGGGTTTATCCCAACATGTACAGGGGAAGGCCCTTCACCATAAGGCAGATAGCCGGATTTGGCTCTCCGGAAGACTGTAACAAACGCATGCGTTTCTTCCTGGAAAAGGGAGGCACAGGGCTCAATATCGTGCTGGATCTCCCTACCATCCGGGGCTACGACTCGGACTCCCCTCAGGCAGAGGGAAACGTGGGACAGTGCGGGGTGGCCATAGACTCGGTGGAAGACATGGCCTCCCTCTTTGAGGGGCTTCCCATAGACCGGGTGAGCGTATCTTTGGTGACTCATCTTCCCAGCACCACCGTGGTGCTGCTTTCCATGTACCTGGTCATGGCCCAAGAAAGGGGGATTCCCTGGGAAAGCCTGGCGGGCACAACTCAAAATGATTTTCTCATGGAAACAACCATCGGAAGCGCTCCTGAGATTCTGCCTCCCAGGCAATCTTTCAGGATCCAGTGCGATGTAATAGAGCAGGCCAGCTCCTTGCTGCCTCGCTGGAATCCGGTCAGCTACAACGGTTACAACCTCAGGGAGGCAGGCACCGACGCCATCACCGAGGTAGGAGTGGCCATAGCCAACGCAGAGGCCACGGCCAGAGAGCTCATCAGAAGGGGCCTTCACCCGGATTCCTTTCTGCCTCGTTTTTCCTTTTTCTGGGATCTGCACAACGATTTCTTCGAGGAGATAGCCAAGTGCAGGGCTTCCAGAAGAGTTTGGTACAGGATCACCTCAGAAGGTCTCGGGGCCGAGAAGCCCAGATCCCACCTCATGCGATTTCATGTTCAAACTGCCGGAATCACCCTCCCAGCAATAGAACCCCTCAACAACATCGCCCGAGCTGCCATACAAGGGCTGGCGGCAGTGCTGGGCGGAGCCCAATCCCTCCATGTGGACTCCTACGACGAGGCTTTCTCGGCCCCAACCGAACAATCTGCTCTCATCTCCTTGAGGACCCAGCAGATTCTCCAGGTGGAAACAGGAGTGACCAAGGTGGTGGATCCCCTGGGAGGCTCCTATTTCCTGGAGAGCCTGACCTCCCAGATGGAATCCAGGATCCTGGAATTCCTGGAGAAAATAAACTCCCTGGGAGGCATCATAGCCTCGGTGGAAAGCGGCTGGATGCACAGGCTCATTGCCGACTTTGCCTATGAGCAACAAAGGGCCATAGAGTCAGGGAAGTTTCCCATAGTGGGGGTGAACTATCAGCCCGGGGAATCTTCTCAAATTCCCCAGGAGATCTTCAGATACCCTGAGACCGAAAGCCGCCAAAAGCAGAAGCTAAGGGAGCTGAAGAGCCAAAGGGACAAAGGCGCTTGGCACAAGGCCATGAACGATCTGAGGGAGTGTTGCCTGCAAGGAGGCAATCTCATGCCTCCAGTGATGGAGGCCGTGAGAGCCAGGGCCACCTTGGGGGAGATACAGGGGGTCTTCAGAAAAATCTTCGGCCTGTGGGAATTCCCCCTCAAATGA
- a CDS encoding FadR/GntR family transcriptional regulator, with protein sequence MFKPIRPKRVTHEIVVQIQELMGSGALRPGSRLPPEREMAQQLGVSRPTLREAMGILEHLGLVQSVQGNGTYVMNVAERCLRDPLQELILSSERRMVELAEFRTEVESWAVALAAERIEPQELKLLEEILEQMKLGLQQGKPIHHLDADFHLSLARATHNGIYYHVANTIFYLFAEVTRVSHERIFRSPKEKLQLLEEHEAIYQAVAEAKGEKARKLMREHLGRTEEWFKKTFGEQDSRRRNEKEKPFPS encoded by the coding sequence TTGTTCAAGCCCATTCGCCCCAAGAGGGTCACCCACGAGATAGTGGTTCAGATCCAGGAACTCATGGGCTCCGGGGCTCTGAGGCCCGGAAGCCGTCTTCCCCCCGAAAGGGAGATGGCTCAACAACTGGGAGTGAGCCGTCCCACCCTCAGGGAAGCCATGGGGATCCTGGAACACCTGGGTTTAGTGCAATCGGTCCAGGGAAATGGCACATATGTCATGAACGTTGCCGAGCGCTGCCTCAGGGACCCTCTCCAGGAGCTGATCTTGAGCTCTGAGAGGAGAATGGTGGAGTTGGCCGAGTTCAGGACCGAAGTGGAGTCCTGGGCCGTGGCTCTGGCCGCAGAAAGGATAGAGCCCCAAGAACTTAAGCTGCTTGAGGAGATCCTGGAGCAGATGAAACTGGGTTTGCAGCAAGGCAAACCAATCCATCATCTGGATGCCGACTTTCACCTGAGTCTGGCCAGGGCAACTCACAATGGGATCTATTACCATGTGGCCAACACCATCTTCTATTTGTTTGCAGAGGTGACGAGGGTCTCCCACGAGAGGATCTTCCGCAGCCCAAAGGAAAAGCTCCAGCTCCTGGAAGAGCACGAGGCCATTTACCAGGCCGTGGCCGAGGCAAAAGGGGAAAAGGCCCGCAAGCTCATGCGAGAACACCTAGGCAGGACAGAGGAATGGTTCAAGAAGACCTTCGGGGAACAAGACTCCAGGAGGAGAAATGAAAAAGAAAAGCCTTTTCCATCCTGA
- a CDS encoding winged helix-turn-helix transcriptional regulator codes for MSETEKTILEAMKKAGRPLRPGDVARITGKDVSEVSKAIQELKEKGKINSPKKCFYSPSEE; via the coding sequence ATGAGCGAGACCGAAAAAACAATTCTGGAGGCCATGAAAAAGGCTGGTCGGCCCCTTAGGCCCGGAGATGTGGCCAGGATCACGGGCAAAGACGTCTCTGAGGTCTCCAAGGCCATCCAAGAGCTCAAGGAGAAAGGCAAGATCAACTCTCCCAAAAAGTGTTTCTACTCCCCCAGCGAAGAGTAA
- the dctP gene encoding TRAP transporter substrate-binding protein DctP — protein MSGRRGFWVCMVSLFVLGLCLSAGIKPSHSAEKVIKWKCQSHWPTASSSYKDSLIRLVENIKSRTNGRLLIEPFAAESLVPSPEIFNAVKRGMIEMATASPGYFRDQVPLAGIASGLPFAFRQVWECAYFHKGLGFEQMMREACSPHGVYVSTDKVYPTEMVSKKPLEKMEDFKGLKVRSSGVLANFLTALGGAGSYIPGPEIYPGLASGVIDAAHWGAVQGAASMGFYDVCKYHLKPGLNIAATDVWLINQKAMDSLPADIREILLWTLEEQFWFRTTQYEYLEAITLAKVQKEKGVKVVVLAPEEQKKITEVAVKIWDEEAKKAPENAKAVELLKDFLKSLGYL, from the coding sequence ATGAGCGGCAGGAGAGGCTTTTGGGTGTGCATGGTATCTCTTTTCGTGCTGGGCCTGTGCCTGAGTGCAGGTATCAAGCCCTCTCATTCGGCCGAAAAGGTGATCAAGTGGAAGTGCCAGTCCCACTGGCCCACGGCCAGCAGTTCTTACAAGGACAGCCTCATTCGACTGGTGGAAAACATCAAAAGCAGGACCAACGGCCGCCTTCTCATAGAGCCTTTTGCGGCCGAGTCACTGGTGCCCTCACCTGAAATATTCAATGCAGTCAAGAGGGGCATGATAGAGATGGCCACGGCCTCCCCTGGCTATTTCCGTGACCAGGTCCCCCTTGCCGGGATCGCCTCCGGGCTTCCTTTTGCCTTCCGCCAGGTGTGGGAGTGCGCTTACTTCCACAAAGGGCTGGGCTTTGAACAGATGATGAGGGAGGCCTGCTCCCCACACGGAGTCTATGTTTCCACTGACAAGGTGTATCCCACTGAGATGGTATCCAAGAAGCCCCTGGAGAAGATGGAGGATTTCAAGGGCTTAAAGGTACGTTCATCAGGGGTTTTGGCCAACTTCCTGACTGCCTTGGGCGGAGCAGGCTCTTACATCCCAGGACCAGAGATTTACCCAGGCCTGGCCTCGGGGGTGATAGACGCTGCCCACTGGGGGGCCGTGCAAGGAGCAGCCAGCATGGGCTTTTATGATGTGTGCAAGTACCATCTGAAGCCAGGTCTGAACATTGCTGCCACCGATGTTTGGCTCATCAATCAGAAGGCCATGGACTCTCTGCCTGCGGACATAAGGGAGATACTGCTTTGGACTCTGGAGGAACAATTCTGGTTCAGGACAACCCAGTATGAGTATCTGGAGGCCATCACCCTGGCCAAGGTGCAGAAGGAAAAGGGCGTCAAGGTGGTGGTGCTTGCGCCCGAGGAGCAGAAAAAGATCACGGAGGTGGCGGTCAAGATCTGGGACGAAGAGGCCAAGAAGGCGCCCGAAAACGCCAAGGCAGTGGAGCTGCTAAAAGATTTTCTCAAGTCCTTGGGATACCTGTGA
- a CDS encoding TRAP transporter small permease subunit has translation MQRVLNAVDFLNDRLGRILSLGILLIFGLLILEVALRYLFNSPTVWANELTQMIFGAYVVLSGGHLLWCGGHVNVDILYSRLSPRTKALMDVLTSSVFFAFCLMLLYYGGSLALESLGRWEHSQSPWNPPLYPVKLTIPLGALLVLIQGTAKLLRDILILAGKKEPSAPKPH, from the coding sequence GTGCAGAGGGTCTTGAATGCGGTGGATTTTCTCAACGACAGACTAGGCAGGATCCTCTCTTTGGGGATCCTTCTCATTTTCGGGCTTTTGATCCTGGAGGTGGCCCTCAGGTACCTGTTCAACTCACCCACGGTCTGGGCCAATGAGCTGACTCAGATGATCTTCGGGGCGTACGTGGTTCTCTCAGGGGGACATCTTCTCTGGTGCGGTGGGCACGTTAACGTGGACATCCTTTATTCTCGGCTCTCACCAAGGACCAAGGCCTTGATGGATGTGCTCACCTCATCGGTATTCTTCGCCTTTTGCTTGATGCTACTTTATTACGGGGGCTCCCTGGCCTTGGAGTCCCTGGGCAGATGGGAGCATTCCCAGTCACCTTGGAATCCCCCTCTTTACCCTGTGAAGCTGACCATACCTCTGGGGGCCCTGCTGGTGCTCATTCAAGGCACGGCCAAGCTCCTCAGGGACATATTGATTCTGGCTGGTAAGAAAGAGCCCTCGGCTCCCAAGCCACATTGA
- a CDS encoding TRAP transporter large permease subunit, which translates to MNIELLTILFFSALLLVLLLGLPLSFVLGGVSVVFLYFTWGPQSFYMVAAQTWGAMNKFTLVAIPLFIFMAMILERAGVAEDLYEMMYLWFGPLRGGLAIGTVAICAIFAAMCGISGAAVVSMGVIALPSMLKYNYDKELALGCINAGGSLGILIPPSVIMIIYAIISGESVGKLFAGGVVPGLVIAFLLSLYIGIRCLLQPHLGPALPRDQRGNLAQKLLAIRAIILPLLIVVMVLGSMMGGITTPTESASMGVLGAIISGLVHKRLTWELIKEACLRTFRLTGMIMWILFGAYCFSAAYHGMGAPALVQDLMRHIPGGAWGSMIFIQGVLFVLGMFLDPAGIMMITAPIFLPVVKAHGFDPVWFGILFTINMEIGYMTPPFGFNLFYLKGIVPPSITMADIYRSVIPYTLVELVGLALIMAFPALATWLPSKIF; encoded by the coding sequence ATGAACATAGAGCTTTTGACCATTCTCTTCTTTTCGGCCTTGCTCTTGGTCTTGCTCCTTGGGCTACCCCTTTCTTTTGTGCTGGGAGGGGTTTCCGTTGTGTTTCTTTATTTCACCTGGGGTCCCCAGTCCTTTTACATGGTGGCAGCCCAGACATGGGGAGCCATGAACAAGTTCACCCTGGTGGCCATTCCCCTTTTCATCTTCATGGCCATGATCCTGGAAAGGGCTGGGGTGGCGGAAGACCTGTACGAGATGATGTATCTTTGGTTCGGCCCCCTGAGGGGCGGCCTGGCCATAGGTACAGTGGCCATATGCGCCATATTCGCGGCCATGTGCGGGATAAGCGGTGCGGCTGTGGTGAGCATGGGAGTCATAGCTCTCCCTTCCATGTTGAAGTACAACTATGACAAGGAACTGGCCCTGGGTTGCATAAACGCAGGGGGAAGCCTTGGCATCCTGATACCCCCCAGCGTGATCATGATCATATATGCCATCATATCAGGGGAGTCCGTGGGAAAACTTTTTGCAGGAGGTGTGGTTCCGGGCCTTGTCATAGCCTTTCTCCTGAGCCTTTACATCGGAATTCGATGCCTCCTGCAGCCCCACCTGGGCCCTGCCCTGCCCAGGGATCAGAGGGGAAACTTGGCTCAGAAGCTCCTGGCCATAAGAGCCATCATCCTACCTCTTTTGATCGTGGTCATGGTGCTTGGATCCATGATGGGGGGTATCACCACCCCCACAGAGTCCGCCTCCATGGGAGTCTTGGGCGCCATCATCTCCGGACTGGTGCATAAGAGGCTCACCTGGGAGCTCATCAAAGAGGCATGCCTTCGTACATTTAGGCTCACAGGAATGATCATGTGGATTCTCTTCGGGGCCTATTGCTTCAGTGCAGCCTACCACGGCATGGGGGCCCCCGCCCTGGTACAGGATCTCATGAGACATATTCCCGGGGGGGCCTGGGGCAGCATGATCTTCATTCAGGGTGTGCTTTTCGTCTTGGGTATGTTTCTGGATCCGGCCGGCATAATGATGATCACTGCTCCCATATTTCTTCCTGTTGTGAAAGCCCACGGCTTTGACCCTGTTTGGTTCGGAATCCTCTTTACCATCAACATGGAAATCGGGTACATGACCCCGCCTTTTGGCTTCAACCTTTTTTACCTAAAGGGCATAGTTCCTCCATCCATAACAATGGCAGATATCTACCGCTCCGTGATTCCTTACACCCTGGTGGAGCTGGTAGGCCTGGCATTGATCATGGCTTTCCCTGCCTTGGCTACCTGGCTTCCCTCCAAGATCTTTTAG
- a CDS encoding class I SAM-dependent methyltransferase produces the protein MSHELYDRTYFLEACGGHELYKETHGGLLDERLFIVFRLADMGSPMRVMDLGCGRGELLRHAVEAGALAFGVDPSKEAIEISKETLFRSSVGGIIPRAGLCRAEGSSLPFSSSVFHRVILSDILEHLTKNQLRKTLAEVHRVLRSDGMVVFHTFPNKWFYNLFYPMKRLFWDRLTGQAGPRNPRTHYERLLHLQELSPWSIWRNFKPWFRIRLWCSHRSRWDDNTKGFKPRGGPLALLREPELWGVAWKK, from the coding sequence GTGAGCCATGAACTCTATGACCGAACATATTTCCTGGAGGCTTGCGGGGGCCACGAGCTTTACAAGGAAACCCATGGGGGGCTTCTGGATGAGAGGCTTTTCATAGTCTTTAGGCTGGCGGACATGGGATCTCCAATGAGGGTCATGGACCTGGGATGCGGCCGAGGGGAGCTACTGCGCCATGCCGTGGAAGCAGGGGCTCTGGCCTTTGGAGTGGATCCATCCAAGGAGGCCATAGAGATATCCAAGGAGACCCTCTTTAGATCTTCCGTGGGTGGAATCATCCCAAGGGCCGGATTGTGCAGGGCCGAAGGCTCCAGTTTGCCTTTTTCTTCCAGTGTGTTTCACAGGGTCATCCTTTCAGACATACTGGAGCACCTGACCAAGAACCAGTTAAGGAAGACTCTGGCAGAGGTTCATCGGGTGCTCAGATCCGATGGGATGGTGGTCTTTCATACCTTTCCCAACAAATGGTTTTACAATCTCTTTTACCCCATGAAGAGGCTTTTTTGGGACAGGCTCACCGGCCAGGCAGGCCCCCGCAATCCCAGGACCCACTATGAAAGGCTTCTGCATCTCCAGGAGCTCTCTCCCTGGTCTATTTGGAGGAACTTCAAGCCCTGGTTCAGGATCAGGCTCTGGTGCAGCCACAGGAGCAGGTGGGACGACAATACCAAAGGCTTCAAACCAAGAGGAGGGCCCTTGGCTTTGTTGAGGGAGCCTGAGCTGTGGGGAGTGGCCTGGAAGAAGTAG
- the nifU gene encoding Fe-S cluster assembly scaffold protein NifU → MYSEIVMDHFQNPRNVGEMENPDGVGEVGNPVCGDMMKFFIRVKDNVIEDVKFLTFGCGAAIAVSSMVSELAKGKTLDEALQITRDQVADALGGLPKNKLHCSNLGSDALHRAIHDYRHKRLGIPMPEAPQHEHEEHKFRHCPYCDVENPEDLAYCRACGKRL, encoded by the coding sequence ATGTACTCGGAGATAGTTATGGATCATTTCCAGAATCCCCGCAACGTGGGGGAGATGGAAAACCCCGACGGGGTGGGTGAGGTGGGCAATCCCGTTTGCGGGGACATGATGAAGTTCTTCATCCGTGTCAAGGACAATGTCATAGAAGATGTGAAGTTCCTTACCTTCGGCTGTGGGGCGGCCATAGCCGTAAGCAGCATGGTAAGCGAGCTGGCCAAGGGCAAGACCTTGGATGAGGCTCTTCAGATCACCAGAGACCAGGTGGCCGATGCCCTGGGCGGCCTTCCCAAGAACAAGCTGCATTGCTCCAACCTGGGATCAGATGCACTTCATAGGGCCATTCATGATTACCGTCACAAACGTTTAGGGATCCCCATGCCAGAGGCTCCCCAGCATGAGCACGAGGAGCACAAGTTCCGCCACTGTCCTTACTGTGACGTGGAGAACCCAGAAGACCTGGCATATTGCCGGGCCTGCGGCAAGCGGCTCTAA
- a CDS encoding Rrf2 family transcriptional regulator: MRVSKKAQCGTRAMLELALHYGQNVVPISHIARIQGISMKYLEQVMTPLRRAGLVEATRGAGGGYRLTRPPKEIRVAEVIRALQEPMEPVKCLQDTRLCDRVSRCQARTIWSDLHQIIESALEKITLQEILDRAPADPEKTNPCTQPWLPS, from the coding sequence ATGCGCGTCTCCAAGAAGGCCCAGTGCGGCACAAGGGCCATGCTGGAGCTGGCCCTGCATTACGGCCAGAACGTGGTTCCCATCTCCCACATAGCCCGTATCCAGGGGATCTCCATGAAGTATCTGGAGCAAGTGATGACGCCCCTGCGCCGGGCAGGCTTGGTGGAGGCCACCCGTGGAGCAGGGGGCGGGTACAGGCTGACCCGTCCCCCCAAGGAAATCAGGGTCGCAGAAGTCATAAGAGCCCTTCAGGAACCCATGGAGCCCGTGAAGTGCCTTCAAGATACCCGCCTCTGTGACCGAGTAAGCAGGTGTCAAGCCAGAACCATTTGGTCGGATCTGCATCAAATAATAGAAAGCGCCCTTGAGAAAATCACCCTCCAAGAGATCCTGGATCGGGCTCCAGCGGATCCGGAGAAAACTAACCCATGTACACAACCATGGCTTCCTTCCTGA
- a CDS encoding peptidoglycan DD-metalloendopeptidase family protein: protein MRGFLDRSGSSKHLCRERLRRNLLRGRKAEWVLCRVAGLLTTGAALALVVTWLMDGPAFSLPPPKLLEEQLSMARGLRDFSESPVLQEVEVQEESQEQSREILLKKGEGLEDALKKAGLGQIQAKEIVDAVKAVQDLKRLREGTKFLVTLDDQDGRVMQVEAELDFQCMLLVERSGERLQARKEMKPLEVRQKVVSGTIQNSLFGAMDKAGLPASVTLALANIFDYDIDFHVDLRAGDRFDLLLEEKWIGDKRVGYGRILAARFVNKGRAFWAFYFNGKASQEGYFDSQGRSLRKAFLRSPLKFTRITSGFTQARLHPILQTYRPHLGVDYAAPTGTPVRAVADGRVVSAGWEGGFGNLVKIQHGQSYVSMYGHLSRFGAGIRSGVSVRQGQVIGYVGATGLATGPHLDFRLMKGGQFINPLKVNFINSDPVSPADSGTFRQLVAKRTRDLEDGSGTLAARTLAERSRP from the coding sequence GTGAGGGGCTTCCTGGATAGATCGGGGTCCTCCAAGCACTTGTGCAGGGAAAGGCTTCGGAGGAACCTTCTGAGGGGCAGAAAAGCCGAGTGGGTCCTTTGCCGGGTGGCAGGCCTGTTGACCACAGGGGCTGCCCTGGCCCTGGTGGTGACATGGTTGATGGATGGCCCGGCCTTCTCCCTCCCACCGCCCAAACTGCTGGAAGAACAGCTTTCAATGGCGCGGGGCCTGAGGGACTTCTCCGAATCCCCGGTTTTGCAAGAAGTGGAAGTTCAGGAGGAAAGCCAGGAACAGTCCAGGGAAATCCTCTTGAAAAAAGGGGAGGGTCTTGAGGATGCCCTCAAGAAAGCCGGTCTGGGACAAATTCAGGCCAAAGAGATCGTGGATGCGGTGAAAGCAGTCCAGGATTTGAAGCGTTTGAGGGAAGGAACCAAGTTTCTTGTCACTTTGGACGACCAGGACGGCCGGGTGATGCAGGTGGAAGCGGAGCTGGACTTTCAATGTATGCTCCTAGTGGAACGTTCAGGGGAGAGGCTTCAGGCTCGAAAAGAGATGAAGCCTCTGGAGGTGCGTCAAAAGGTGGTCTCTGGAACCATTCAGAACTCCCTTTTTGGAGCCATGGACAAGGCAGGGCTGCCGGCCTCCGTAACCCTTGCCCTGGCCAACATCTTTGATTACGACATTGACTTCCACGTGGATCTGAGAGCAGGGGACCGTTTTGACCTGCTTTTGGAGGAGAAATGGATAGGGGATAAGAGGGTGGGCTATGGCAGGATCCTGGCTGCCAGGTTCGTCAACAAGGGCAGGGCATTCTGGGCCTTCTATTTCAACGGCAAGGCAAGCCAGGAGGGGTATTTTGACAGCCAAGGCAGGTCCCTGCGCAAGGCTTTTCTTCGTTCGCCTTTGAAATTTACCCGTATCACCTCGGGTTTTACCCAGGCCAGGTTACACCCCATCTTGCAGACTTACAGACCTCACCTGGGAGTGGATTATGCCGCGCCCACAGGTACTCCTGTTCGGGCGGTGGCAGACGGGAGGGTAGTTTCGGCGGGCTGGGAAGGGGGCTTTGGAAATCTTGTAAAGATCCAACACGGCCAAAGCTATGTTTCCATGTACGGTCACCTGAGCCGATTTGGGGCTGGCATCCGCTCGGGCGTAAGCGTCAGACAGGGGCAGGTCATAGGTTATGTGGGAGCAACGGGACTTGCTACAGGACCCCATCTGGATTTCAGGCTCATGAAGGGGGGGCAGTTCATAAACCCGCTTAAGGTCAATTTCATAAATTCAGATCCAGTAAGCCCGGCTGACTCAGGAACCTTCAGACAACTGGTGGCCAAGAGGACAAGGGATCTGGAAGATGGATCAGGCACCTTGGCAGCCAGGACTCTCGCAGAACGCAGCAGGCCTTAG
- the radA gene encoding DNA repair protein RadA, whose protein sequence is MAKLRTSYVCQACAYRSAKWMGRCPDCGEWNTLLEETPQPERPQRRAWFGPVEQISPLPLSQIPAESTRRLSTGWPEVDRVLGGGLVDGSVVLLGGDPGIGKSTLLLQVCQKLTLGGARAVYLSGEESPHQLKIRADRLGLETEGLWVLAEPNLERALDAVCALEPRLIIVDSIQTLYTDQHPSLPGSVGQLRETTSLLTSVAKGRGITVVLVGHVTKEGVLAGPRVLEHMVDLVLYLEGERGHPFRILRCVKNRFGSTDEICILEMRERGLEEVMNPSERFLSERPRGVPGSVVLASMEGNRPLLVELQALVSRSGYGVPRRATMGVDGQRVALLTAVLEKHGGIHLSDQDMYVNVVGGMRVEEPAVDLGIASAIASSYLNRAVDPLLVLFGEIGLTGEVRGIQRVSPRLREAHRMGFRKCLLPKGNMAQASQEVPMEVLGVESVGQMMEVLF, encoded by the coding sequence ATGGCCAAGCTCCGGACAAGCTACGTTTGTCAGGCTTGCGCGTATCGTTCAGCCAAGTGGATGGGCCGTTGTCCTGACTGCGGGGAATGGAACACCTTGCTGGAAGAAACGCCGCAGCCTGAACGTCCTCAGCGCAGGGCCTGGTTTGGGCCCGTGGAGCAGATCTCTCCCCTTCCACTCTCCCAGATTCCAGCAGAGAGCACTCGAAGGCTCAGCACCGGTTGGCCCGAGGTGGACAGGGTCCTAGGTGGAGGCCTGGTGGATGGCTCTGTGGTGCTGCTGGGGGGGGACCCTGGGATCGGCAAGTCAACTTTGCTGCTTCAGGTTTGCCAGAAGCTGACCCTCGGAGGAGCCAGAGCCGTTTATCTGAGCGGGGAGGAATCACCCCATCAACTCAAGATAAGGGCGGACAGGCTGGGGCTTGAGACCGAAGGTTTGTGGGTACTGGCAGAGCCAAATCTGGAACGCGCCCTGGATGCCGTTTGTGCTCTGGAGCCGCGTCTGATAATAGTGGATTCCATCCAGACCCTTTACACAGACCAGCACCCCTCCCTTCCAGGCAGCGTGGGACAGCTTCGGGAGACCACTTCTTTACTGACTTCGGTGGCCAAGGGCCGCGGCATCACGGTGGTGCTGGTGGGCCATGTGACCAAGGAGGGGGTTCTGGCAGGGCCAAGGGTGCTGGAGCACATGGTGGACCTGGTGCTTTACCTGGAAGGGGAAAGGGGACATCCTTTCAGGATCCTGAGGTGTGTGAAGAATCGTTTTGGTTCCACGGATGAGATCTGCATATTGGAGATGAGGGAAAGAGGCCTGGAAGAGGTGATGAACCCCTCGGAGAGGTTCCTGAGCGAAAGGCCCAGGGGCGTGCCAGGCTCCGTGGTTCTGGCCAGCATGGAGGGCAACAGGCCCCTCTTGGTGGAATTGCAGGCCCTTGTTTCCAGGAGCGGGTACGGTGTGCCCAGAAGGGCCACCATGGGGGTTGACGGGCAGAGGGTGGCGCTTCTCACGGCTGTGCTGGAGAAACATGGGGGCATTCATCTTTCAGACCAGGACATGTACGTGAACGTGGTAGGTGGCATGAGGGTTGAGGAGCCTGCCGTGGATTTGGGCATAGCCTCGGCCATAGCCTCCAGTTATCTCAATCGGGCCGTGGATCCTCTTTTGGTTCTATTCGGGGAGATAGGCCTGACAGGAGAGGTGCGTGGGATTCAGAGGGTGTCTCCAAGGCTGAGGGAGGCCCACAGGATGGGTTTTCGCAAGTGTCTTCTGCCCAAGGGGAACATGGCTCAGGCCAGCCAAGAGGTCCCCATGGAGGTTCTGGGGGTGGAGTCGGTGGGTCAGATGATGGAGGTTCTGTTTTGA